The following DNA comes from Methanomassiliicoccales archaeon LGM-DZ1.
TGTCGAAATACGTCTGCACTATGTGCGGTTTCGCATACCGCGAGGAAAGGGGGTTCGCCCCTTCCGGGTTCCCTCCAGGCATGCCCTGGTCCGATGTCCCGGACGATTGGAAATGCCCCATGTGCGGGTCGCCGAAGAACATCTTCCGCCTGTACTCGGACGAGCGTTTCGAGCGATCCCGGAACATAGTATCCGCCGGTATCCTTACGCCTATCATCCAGCAATGGACTGCTTCAAATACCGCGTAACCGATTACCGGACACTATGTCTGTCATAGCTATCGTTTCCAGCCCCCAGATCGGTGCGAACACCGACATGATGGTCCAGGCGGCCGCCGAGGGAGTCAAATCCGTCGGGAAGGACGTCAAGATCTACTACATCAACAAGATGAAGAACGCCCGCCCCTGCCAGGCCTGCGATTTCTGCAAGGCCAAAGGCCAGGGATGCGCTGTCAAGGACGACATCAAGGAGGTCCTCGATGCTATCATCGACTCCGACGGCGTTATCCTCTCCGTTCCTGTGTACTTCGGACAGCCCTGCGCTCAGTACAGGATGTTCGAGGACAGGCTCTACAGCTACCTCAAGGGAGACTTCAGCTCCATCTGCGCCCCCAAGAAGTTCGCCGTCTTCACCGCCGCAGGCACTGCCGGCGCCGACACCCTCGCCGACGAGATCGAGAAGAGGATGACCGGATTCTTCAAGTTCGAGTGCATCGGAAAGGTCTCGGCCATCACCAAGAACGACAAGAAGGCCGTCGAGAACAACGCCGACATCAAGGCCCAGTGCAAGGCCATCGGCGCCAAGTTCTGATCGGATAAACGCTTTCACGGGAGGGGTTTCCCCTCCCCGGTTTATTTTACATTGATGCTGTGTCCGGATGGTCCGGTCCGGCAGATCTCCGATACGATTTCGGAAGAAGACCCAGATGCCCGCCGAAGGCAGGCATCGCATGGTAAAAGGACAGATGCCGGAAGGCCGGGTCTCTCCCCGGCCCAGGGCATCTCACTGCTCGATGACGAGCAGCGCGTCCCCGCACTGGACGGTGGAGACCTCCCTTCCGTCCAGCGAGAGGGATTTCCTGACCTCGAAGAACTCGGGGCCGATATCCACCTTCTCCCCTCCGACGTCCAGGGAGACGTTCCCGGCGGCGATCTGGGAGGCAAGGGATTCGGGGTCGGCGGCAGTTATGGCCGCGGCGATCGCCTTCGCTTTGTCCTTGAACGCCGGGCCGAGCTTGGCGTAGACCGGCTTCACGGAGGCGACCTTCTCGACCAGGTCGGCCTTCTCGGCGACGGTCAGCCTGGCGGCCCTCGCTCCCTGCCTGATATCCTCCTCGGACATCCTGTAGAGGGCGGAATCTCCGCCGACGATCTCGAGGCCGGAGATCTCGGCCCCGACAGCGATCTTCCTCTCGGCCTTCCAGGCGCGCACGGCGGCGACGAACTCGGCGGCGGCATCGCCGGCCCT
Coding sequences within:
- a CDS encoding rubredoxin — encoded protein: MCGFAYREERGFAPSGFPPGMPWSDVPDDWKCPMCGSPKNIFRLYSDERFERSRNIVSAGILTPIIQQWTASNTA
- a CDS encoding flavodoxin family protein; protein product: MSVIAIVSSPQIGANTDMMVQAAAEGVKSVGKDVKIYYINKMKNARPCQACDFCKAKGQGCAVKDDIKEVLDAIIDSDGVILSVPVYFGQPCAQYRMFEDRLYSYLKGDFSSICAPKKFAVFTAAGTAGADTLADEIEKRMTGFFKFECIGKVSAITKNDKKAVENNADIKAQCKAIGAKF